From one Mya arenaria isolate MELC-2E11 chromosome 4, ASM2691426v1 genomic stretch:
- the LOC128232896 gene encoding uncharacterized protein LOC128232896, translating to MQSPVPIAVFMQSPVPITVCMQSHVPIAVFMQFAGPIAVFMQSPMQIDHFMQTPEPLDVFMQSPVPIAPFMQPPVHFAVVMQSPVTIAVFMQSPVPSAPFMQSPVLIAVFMQYPVPIAVFMQSPVPIDVIMQSSVAIAPFMQSPVPIAPFMYSPVPIDVFIQSPVPIAPFMQSLVPIDFFMQSPAPVDVFMKSPVPIAPFMQSPVSIAIFMQSPVPIAVFMQSRVPIAVPMQSPVTIAVFMQSPVPIAVFTQSPVTIAVFTSPPCQSPSSCSPPRNRRLHAVPRANRRLHAFPRANRRLQAVPCANRRLHAVPSANCRLHAVPRANRPFYADPEPIDVFMQSPVPITPFMPSPVPFAVVMQSP from the coding sequence ATGCAGTCCCCCGTGCCAATCGCCGTCTTCATGCAGTCCCCCGTGCCAATCACCGTCTGCATGCAGTCCCATGTGCCAATCGCCGTCTTCATGCAGTTCGCCGGGCCAATTGCCGTCTTCATGCAGTCCCCCATGCAAATCGACCATTTTATGCAGACCCCCGAGCCACTCGACGTCTTCATGCAGTCCCCCGTGCCAATCGCCCCTTTCATGCAGCCCCCCGTGCATTTTGCCGTCGTCATGCAGTCTCCCGTGACAATCGCCGTCTTCATGCAGTCCCCCGTGCCAAGCGCCCCTTTCATGCAGTCCCCCGTGCTTATAGCCGTCTTCATGCAGTACCCCGTGCCAATCGCCGTCTTCATGCAGTCTCCCGTGCCAATCGACGTCATCATGCAGTCCTCCGTGGCAATCGCCCCTTTCATGCAGTCCCCCGTGCCTATCGCCCCTTTCATGTACTCCCCCGTGCCAATCGACGTCTTCATACAGTCCCCAGTGCCAATCGCCCCTTTCATGCAGTCCCTCGTGCCAATCGACTTCTTCATGCAGTCCCCCGCGCCAGTCGATGTCTTCATGAAATCCCCCGTGCCAATCGCCCCTTTCATGCAGTCCCCCGTGTCAATCGCTATCTTCATGCAGTCCCCCGTGCCAATCGCTGTCTTTATGCAGTCCCGCGTGCCAATCGCCGTCCCCATGCAGTCCCCCGTGACAATCGCCGTCTTCATGCAGTCCCCCGTGCCAATCGCCGTCTTCACGCAGTCCCCCGTGACAATCGCCGTCTTTACGAGTCCCCCGTGCCAATCGCCTTCTTCATGCAGCCCCCCTCGCAATCGTCGTCTTCATGCAGTCCCCCGTGCCAATCGCCGTCTTCATGCATTCCCCCGTGCCAATCGCCGTCTTCAAGCAGTCCCATGTGCCAATCGCCGTCTTCATGCAGTCCCCAGTGCCAATTGCCGTCTTCATGCAGTCCCCCGTGCCAATCGACCATTTTATGCAGACCCCGAGCCAATCGACGTCTTCATGCAGTCCCCCGTGCCAATCACCCCTTTCATGCCATCCCCCGTGCCTTTTGCCGTCGTCATGCAGTCCCCGTGA